The nucleotide sequence CCTGCCAAACAAGTCACCATCCACATGGTGCTGAGAAGCCACATCCAGATTTGCCTTTTCTTGGACCAATACCACTATAAGAGGGATTTGACTAGTTTCTCACATGACAGCCTGGGTTTGATACTACTGGGGTGAAGATCTCTGTGTAActgtgccctccctccccccaaaacaaGTTACTGTGTACCAGTGAGCCCCTGGCCATTAATGTCCATTCTGTTAGGCCAGCAACCACTTCCTTCATTGACTCTTTGGGGGTTGATAGTGAGAGTTGCCTGCAGGGTTGCTATGTTACAGTGTCCTCAAAGCCCTGTGTGTAATTAAAACTTCCCTTGTGAAGGTAGGAACATCTGGGAAACATCATACTGTGAGGTGGAAAGAGCTGCCTGTGGTTGTTAAGTCCATTGAGGCAGCAGAAACACATCCTGCCGTCTTTGTTCCCACTCCTGCCTTGGCACAGACCAGTAGAGCGAGGTGGGAAGAACCCAGGGTTCGGCTGGAGGTTTTGAGGTACACTGCTGTCTCTCCCCTTGGAGGTCACGATCTCAGCTGAGCCAAGGTTTCTgggtctgtaaaatggaggcgATAGCAATGCCTCTCATGGCGTTGTTTTGAGGCATAAATATAGTAGTACACATGAAACAGCTTAGGAACTAGGTTCCTTTCTGTGGTAGTGTCAGACTAGAGTTGGCTGGGTTTGGTGAACACAGATTGTGTGCATTGTTaactattttcaaatttctcaggGGCATGTTACTTCTACTCAAATGGGTAATCCGGTGAGTCTGATGGGCATGGCCCGGGGCTGCACTTTGAGGACCACTGGGTGAGCCAGGATTATGTGTCTGAGGGATTCTTTTTCCACCTTTGCACTGACACCCCACTGACCTCTTCTCAGCCGCAGCCTTGTTAGGAATAGAGCTGAGCACATGTGGGTGTGGAGGGAAGGGGCACATggcctctcttgttctctcttcaGGCAGAGAAAGTGTTCATGGTGGCTCGAGGGCTTGTTCGAGAGGCTCGGGAAGACTTGGAAGTTCAGCAGGCCaagctgaaggaggtgagggaccGCTTGGACCGCATCTCCAGAGAGGATAACCAGTACCTGGAACTGGCTACTCTGGAGCACAGGATGCTGCAGGTAGGCACCTCGGGAGGCAGCCCTTCTTCACCTAGAAGGGAAGCTAGCCTGGTAGGTCATGGAGGGATGAGGTGGGAACTCTGACTGGTCTGGTGGTCAGAGACCTGGGTGAGGAGGGAAACCAGAAGCTCCTATGGAGGGACTGGGCCCCAGGCTTCCAGAGCCTATTCACCCACTTCCTCCTGGAGTACTGGCAGCAGTCCAGGGCAGTATAATCTGGGCCCAAGATTGCTGAGGAGGGAGCACCATGGAGGGGAGTGGCCCAGAGAGTGCCAGGCACTCCCCTCCTGATAGACATGGTCTGTAGACATTAGTGCATGTCTGGTCAAACCCAAGACTGCTTGGGTGGGAGGACAGTGCAGCTCATCTCGACCACCCCCCATTCTTTTGCTCCCCTCATGCGACCAGGCTTATGCTGCCTTCTTGCATTCAGCGTGTTTATAGAGCATGTAATCTGTGCCAGGCGTGAGCCTGAGCCCTAGGGACATCTGCGGGCAGCTACAGCTGCAGGGCCACACTACTGCTGTATAACACAACTTTGCTTTGGCAGGAGGAGAAGAGGCTTCGCACGGACTATCTGCGTGCCGAGGACTCTGAGCGAGAGAAGTTCTCCCTCTTCTCTGCGGCTGTGCGGGAAAGTCATGAGAAGGAACGCACTCGGGCCGAGAGGACCAAGAACTGGTCCCTCATCGGGTCAGTCCTGGGGGCCCTGATTGGTGTGGCTGGCTCCACCTATGTGAACCGTGTGCGGCTACAGGAGCTGAAGGCCTTGCTCTTGGAGGCACAGAAGGGGCCTGTGAGCCTCCAGGAGGCCATCCGAGAACAGGCATCCAGCTACTCCCTCCAGCAGAGGGACCTCCATGACCTCATGGCGGACTTAAGGGGCCTGGTGCAAGCTGGGCCAGGGCAGAGCTCTGGATCCCAGGCAGGTACTTCCCCCACACAAGACAGAGACACAGATGTTCTTTCAGCTGCCTTGAAAGAGCAGCTCAGCCATTCCAGGCAGGTCCATTCATGTCTAGAGGGTTTACAAGAGCAGCTTGATTCCCTGGAAAAGACTTTCAGCCGGACAGCTAGGGTGGTTCAGCTTGCAAAGGCTGCAGCACACCCAGGCCTGATGGAGCCAGCAGACGAGGCTCTGCATGGCTCCTTGCTGGAGCAGGAGAGCATGATTTTGGTGCTGTCGGACATGGAGCAGAGGCTAGAAGCCCAGGTCAACAGGAACACTATCTATAGCACGCTGGTTACCTGCGTGACATTTGTGGCCACCCTACCTGTGCTCTACGTGCTGTTCAGGGCCAGCTAGTCCCTGGACCCTCCTCCAGATGGTCTGAGAGGATAGGTGTGGATGTGGATTTAGTTAGAGAATTCTAGAAATGAAGTGAGCCTTTGTGGGTGCACACAACCTCAGCCAGAGTCTGAACACCGTCTCTGTGGCTCACCAGCAGACATACTTTGCTTTTTAGGCAACGCTCATTTACATTAATTATCAAACCTTTGTGCTAATGTCCAATTAAAATGTTGTTGAGTTTGtattatttaaagtaatttatatCAGACTGAGTTTTGTCCATTAAAAATTGAGATTGGGGACTTGAGGGTTGGGCCTGGAATTATGGTCATCACCCCCTCTCTCATGTCCTCTTGGTCTTGTTCTTAGTTTGGGGCCAGTTTTAGATGCACTTACCCTTGAggcctggatttttgttttgtatttcctgGCCTGCCCTCTGCTTGCCTGACCCTCCTGTGTCAGATAACCTAGGGGTTGCATTGAGTAGAACCTAGCCTGCTGTCCACCCATTGGTGACCATGGTTTCTACCCCTCTTCTGGATCACTTTCTCAGCCATGGTGGGGAGACCCTCCTGGTTATAATGCTGGAGAAATGGTCAGAGGAGAGCAGGGAAGAGGGATTGGGGGAATGGCTGATAAATATTACTGGGGACATAATTACGGGGATTGGTGGCCAATCTGGGTCCCTGGTGCAGAGAGTGCTTTGGGCAGCACTGGTGTGCCACTAGGGCTGAGTGTCCTCCCACACACAGCCTAGGGATGGCCTCTATAGGCATGGGCAGAGGTCAGCCCACCAGCAGTGTGAACAGAGAGGCAATGATGGGGAGGGGCCTCCCAGACGTGGGAGGTGCAGTGGGGAGGCATGGAGGCAGCTGCCCTGAGAACCCGTGACCTCTCCCTTTTCAGAGGGGAACAGCAACCTTTGACCTCCTGGGCTAAATGGCCATGGGTGGCCTTGTGGGTCCTTGAGCAAACAGGGGCAGTGGGGAGGCACTCTGTCCTCGCGTTAGAGTATTGGAGAATGCACCCTCCTTGCAGAGTGTACCGAGCTTGTATGCAGGGTCTGGGTAGGGGCTTCTGCAGGCTGGGGCTTGCTTGCCTGTGCCTGTGCAGAGCCGACTCTCACAGGCAGAGGCCAGTGGAGCCAGAAGTGTTTCCTATGAGGTGCCCTTTTCATGGAGCTGGTGCTCAGGCCTGGGCAGTGAGCATGGCCCAAGTGGCCCCATGGGTGCTATGAACCTCTTAGCTCCTGGTCCCTTGGTCATTTGGTCATTCCATCCTTGGCcttgttttctttgtgtaatgGTTCCCCCTGGATGGCATAGGATGAAATGACCTCTGCATTTGTCATGTTCCCCATTCCAGTGGGGTAGAGGGTACCATATCTGTATACCAGTGAGGGATGCTATGGGGACCCTTCTAGGGTGAAGTAGGTCCTGAAGAGTGTGCacttgagtgaatgaatttgAGGAGGGGAGGATTCCAAGTATGTGGAAGGGCCCCCTACAAGCCACACAGGCAGGAAAGGTAAGGTGGGTGAAGGACTTGGGGCAGACTGACCTGGCTGAAGTGGTGATGGGTGTGGGGGCGTTGTGGAACATAAGGTCAGAGAATGAGGTGGAGGACCTGGAGTGCCAGATAGGCAGGTACCTGGGGTCTCTGATGTCAGAGGCCAGGGATGAGGGAACTGGGGAGGGGT is from Equus przewalskii isolate Varuska chromosome 15, EquPr2, whole genome shotgun sequence and encodes:
- the CCDC51 gene encoding mitochondrial potassium channel, translating into MTGHSPVFAMQHIVGVSPVLVRRSLLGKDLFMTRTLCSPGPSQPREKRPEEVALGLYHRLIVLGRALGHGIRQRASSTAKTWWDRYEQFVGLSEVREAQGNVTEAEKVFMVARGLVREAREDLEVQQAKLKEVRDRLDRISREDNQYLELATLEHRMLQEEKRLRTDYLRAEDSEREKFSLFSAAVRESHEKERTRAERTKNWSLIGSVLGALIGVAGSTYVNRVRLQELKALLLEAQKGPVSLQEAIREQASSYSLQQRDLHDLMADLRGLVQAGPGQSSGSQAGTSPTQDRDTDVLSAALKEQLSHSRQVHSCLEGLQEQLDSLEKTFSRTARVVQLAKAAAHPGLMEPADEALHGSLLEQESMILVLSDMEQRLEAQVNRNTIYSTLVTCVTFVATLPVLYVLFRAS